The nucleotide sequence GGtgacattgcagcctgtttcgtgGCTGCTGGCTGCGGCCCTTTCACTCAGcactggaccagttttaaaaattGTTCCTCCCATTAGTTAGACACAAAAACGTATGACAATAAGGTCCAACGTTTCCCTTTAACATTAGAAATATTACAAGTGTCACTATTACTACTGTCAGTATCAGTAGTCGTAACATTCAGTCTGATCCTCAGGTGGAgcatgagaagaagaagaagtcggAGGGGAAGATGGTGAGGGCTGAGCGACAGGTCGTGTTGGACATGCTCTTCTCTGCCTTTGAGAAGCACCAGTATTACAACATTAAGGACCTGGTGGACATCACCAAACAACCTgtggtgagcagcacaaacatggacacacacatgcacacaaacacacgtaaCAATATAGCTTGAAAAAACATccccaaaaaaagacaatacaCCTGCCCACTATCCACCTTGCTTTGTTAAATTTGAACAAATCGCCCACGGCATGACGTTCATGCCTGTTCACACTATCTTTTGTGGCTGAAATTTGGGCCAGCatgcgcgcacgcacacacacacacacacacacacgaacatgGGATGAATCGATACAGTGCAGTGGATCCGTTCCAGCTCGCAGAGAACAGCAACGTGTAGGTGCTGATGAGACCTTGAggtcctcctctccctctgattgCATCTGATTGCATAACCATCGGCTGAGTAGGAGTCAAACGCCGCAATACACTCCACACCATCATTTCTCTCCTAAAGCACTTGGCTAACACTCAAATTAACTGAACTAAAGTAACCGAAATGCCCATTATGAAAAGTCTTGAATCACATCACTGGTATTCATCAGGTGCCGTGGGCGCATCTCTACAAGCTCAACAGAGACACCCAGTGGTCGTTGGAGAGTATGGTTTCTCACACAGCACCACTGAATGGTGTTTCACAGCTACTGCTCGGTATTATACATTAGGTTTGTGTTGGCTTTATATCTGGTCATCAAACTGAACAGTACTGTCAGTACAGAAATGAGAGGTCTAAGCAGGTTTAAATGAGAGACAAGCAGAGTTACAGGGAAACCACCTTTTATTGTAAAAGTAGGCATGTTATTGAGTCTCGTACTTCCATTCAGACTATATATAAAGCTGCAGCCAACACCTTATGGTTTAGCCTTGCACAAAGGCTGGAAACAGGCAGAAAACGATCGCCTTAGCCCATACATAATGTAGCATTTAACCCATTTATTATGCTGTAGTGTTTGAATGGATTAAACCACCAAATGTAATGAGTTAGtgagtgagctttagaggtgctggtaggtgaaTTTTGTTACCTTTACAGAGCAGTGAAGAAATATTCAGAACTTTTACTTCTATGAAAGTAGCAAGACAAGTGTCTCATTaaaacatttactcaagtaaaagtacagcagttgtagcatcaaaatatttaaGGTACCAAAAGCAAAATCATTCATTATGCCAAATGGCCCATTCCAGAATAATATTATTGTATAATTATTATTGCTGTATTAATATGTagacatcactttaatgttacaGCTAATAAAGGTGGAGGTATTTAACCACTTTATAGACAACGATATATCATAATTTATCTGTTGCTTATTTACTGTGTTATTCTTAATTAAAGTGTAGCGTAACCAGTAACTGTAGTTCTCaaaaaaatgtagtggagtagaatgTACAACTCTAATTCCAAAAAAAGTTTGGAGAATGAGTAAAGTGTCAATAAAAACAGATTGTGATTTGCAAATCTGAtttgacctatattcaattgaatacagtacaaagacaggATATTTAATGTACAGACTGATAAACTttgtacatacaggttttggagcaacatatgctgccattcAGACAACATCTTTTTCAGGGATGTCACTGCTTATTCCAGCAACACAGtgagacacattctgcacgTGTGGCTTCATagtaaaagagtgcaggtactGTCTGcagcctgcctgcagtccagacctgtctcccattGAAAATATGGCATGGAGGCCCCTGACTGTTGAGCAACGTTAGTCATATATCAAGCAAGGAAGGGAAAGCATTTCAACTTAAAAACTTCcaacaattagtgtcctcagttcccaaacgcTTATTGAGTGTTGTTTGGGTGATGTAACACAGAGGTAAACATGCTCCTGTTCCAACATTTCGGAACCTGTTTCAGGCACGCAAGTTGTGTATttaccaaaaacaaataaaaattaacTAAGTTTATCAGtatgaacattaaatatcttgtctttgtactgtattgaATTGAATAAACACGCATTCTCTTGTTAtctacattttacacagtgtcccaacTTTTGGGGATTTAGGATTGTACTATATGTATCTCTGGAATGTAGTGAGGTAGAAGTGtatcataaaatggaaatactcaaagtaaaatgatttaaaaattgTACAGAActggagtaaatgtactttcaaCTACTGGAACTGGGCTAAGCGGGCGTTTCCCCATTTTCCATTCTGCATGTTTAAGTtggctaactggctgctggctgtaactAACACTACGTATTTACTGCACAAATGTGGGTGTTACCGCTTTCCCACTATGACAACAGTTCCTTTAAGGCAATAGTATGAAATTTTGGCTAAATTTGTAGCTTTGAATAAACACTGGGAACCAGTGGAAAGTGCAAGCCGAACTCTGTAAAAGttgatttgtcattttattgAGGGATTTTATGTCAGCATATATCTTTGCTCTAGCCTCATATTTCAGAGACAGGTGAGTGGTATCAATCCTctcatctttctctctgccaGATAGCAAAACTGTTCCTCAGCTTGTACACCAAAGACACAGGCTGTGCTTGGTATTTAGCATCACATTGGACCATTATAGAGCAATAAATGTAAGAACTCTTGACTTTTCTTTAGACAAGGACAGATATATTCAGATATATTGATATTTCTGTCATGTTGGATACAAGTTATACACGCATGTGCAACACATCTGTCTAAATCAATACAACCTCATGTCAAATATGAGATAAAGGTCACAGTCTGTTGATTTCAACCTTTTCCCCAGACCTACCTGAAAGAAATCATGAGAGAAATCGGGACGTACAACAGCAAGGGGGTTCACAAAAGCACCTGGGAGCTGAAGCCAGAGTACCGACACTACCAGtctgctgaggaagaggagatgcAGACGGCCTAGTTCCAGCGTCTCATCTCACAGGGAAGAAGAGAGATACAACTGTCAGGTCTTTCAGTGACATCCTAAATATAGATGTCAAAAAGGAAATATTGTTTATGGGATATGTAGGCATTATGTTATCTTTTTGAGTTCATAATTTTTAAGTTAACATTATTATTGGGTGGAATCGTCTGCTATGCAGCAGCTAGTACAGCactgtaaaggtccagtgtgtaggattcagggggatacatcggcagaaatggaatataatataatcagtatattttctttagtgtacagtcacctgaaaataagaataaaaaaataagaataaaaaataatctcagTATCTCAGTTTGACATGTTGAGTtgactgacatgacatgacttAATTTGTATGGGAAACCGTGATGTGACTATCACTAAAATCTGCACACTTGCATGTTCTGGCCCATTTACTACAAATCAAACATACTGTTTTACGATTCTACACCGTACCACATACAGCCATTTCTTTGCCTGCATGTTTTAAGCTTGTTTGATTTAGACCAAACTTTTCTGCCATGTCGTTTATTTAGACGCACAAGGCTCTCCTGCCACACTGACATTCAACTTAAGCAAGATAGCCCTCGtcatattttagtttttgaTGTTTCTCTTTGATGATGAGCATCAGCAGTTAACCTTTTGTTTCCTGTCAAAAATCTATTTGGAACTTAACATGTTTAACTTAATGAATAGATCTTGCAGACCTTGATAGCCATGCTCCCAACAGAGCACTTACCCCTCCCCAAACTGTGGATGTTCCAGTCAGACAGACCTTTTTTACACAAGGCGTGTCATAGGAAGAACCGGTTAGACTGTTCCAGCAGTTATTGCAACACACTGCTGTATTTAAATATGTTAGTAGTCACACCTTTGTGTGACAAGTCAGAACATCTGCTGTGAAGAGGCTCCATTCAACTTCAGTTTCACTCCAGATTTTCCTCTGTGTGCATCCCAGTTTGGAATCAAAGAAGAAAAACCATCATAGTAAACATCatgtctgtttatttttgtcacttaCAGTTTTGTGGTAAAACTTTTCTATCATCTCCTGGCTAAGAAGTAGGAAAAACTGACAACTTGAAAGAAAAtatagtgtgttaaaaaaaaaaaaaaaaaaaaaaaaaaaaatcaggcagTAATTTAAAGTAGGATTTAGTGGTGaaacaacagctgcagctgaaaattcTTTTGGCTTGTTCGTTCAGCGAGTACAGAGCAAGTATGAACATGTGCTACACAGCAAGGTGAATTTCAACAGCCGCAGTGAATCAGAGAAAACGAAGATTAAGGAGCAAACTAACTGGAAACCCATCTCACCTTTCTAGCAGTGTTACTATAGCAACTGCGGACAGCCTTAAACTATACTTACAATAAATCTCACAGGGCAGaaacctgctgcagctgctctgtcTTTTAAGGTTAAAGCATGTTAAATGTGTGACCACACCCTAACCACTTATGTGGcaaggccaaaatgccaaactcctGAGGGTGAGATCGGAAGatcaacattttgatttaacCATGAATTAACAGTTAGACACAGAAATACACGTGCTACACGACCTCTTCATGCTTCCTTGTTGAAGAACTTTCAATCACGGGattaaacaactgaaaagatTTGGTATAATTAGCTACACATCTTTCTCTATACGGTTATTTTTAAAACCTCCTCAGTCAATGGATTAAACTGTGGATCACTTGTCATTGCTTTGACACAAGCACTGCTGTATATCTAATACTATCTATACAtttatgtgtaatgtgtaatgaATTCATACAACTTTTGTATCACATTGCTGAGGTGACGTAAGGAAAATAAAGCTGACTGAGGCATATTGCACCATATCTGATTCCTTTCTGTAACATACACTGTAAGGTAAGGTGACAGGAGAAAGAGGtggcatttttttctcatactggAATATTGGTTCATGCATATACACTAtaatgtgtgtaaaaaaaaaaaaaaaaaaaaaaaaaaaaaaatatatatatatatatatatatatataaatatatatatagatatatagataataaatataANaaaaaaaaaaaaaaaaaaaaaaaaaaaaaaatatatatatatatatatatatatataaatatatatatagatatatagatatataaatataaatataaatatataaatgggTCCTTGATGACAAATGCTGTGGAAAATGGTTACAGATCAGCAGAAGGgccacaaatattttaaatgaaattacTGTCCCCTCGTAAAAGTTATCTCACTGTGCTCTTTGGTAATATGtataatttaaagggatagttgtTTTTGGGgtttatccatagtcagtgtgttaccgaCAGTAGATGGTGATCAGAACGCCCCCAGTTTAAAGAGGTAGGCAGTTGTACTGCAACAGAAactaagcaatgcactgctgtggacaggggcagcagcaaattAGCCACCTGGAAAAATCATTTAACTGCATTACATTTCCATCAGACCTCCCTTTCTAACGGGGAGCTTAAGCCGTTACATAGCTCTcttcaaacccaccagactccttcGACAAAACCAGTAAATGTACCTCACCAAaataacacagtaacacaaaccgatcgaggcagcggtaggcccgggagataaaataaaaatatccaaACTATCTCTTAAAACCTAAGAGCTGCCTGTAAAGGGGTACTCAACATATCgcaaaaatacagcaaaagTGGTGGTactagattttattttgaaattgaaCCAGAAGTATTTTCACATTAGATGGAATCCGATATAATGCAACCATAAACAAGAGGTCTGTTGAAGTTTACCTGTATAGATCGTTAAAATTATatgcagagagaagaaaaactgTCACATACAGTCAGAGCTTCACTCATTGTCCAGCCTTTTATTTTCAGTCCCAAAAAACCGGGCCATtcctgggtaaaaaaaaaatcacactgcaaaatccaaaaaagaaaaagttaaaaactATATTGAGTGACCAATTACGTTTGAGTCGCCCGGCCTTGGTCAAGAATTTGTACAAGAATGTTTCTGTTGAAGCATGATGTAAAATAGTGATCCTTCAGTCTGCTCTTGGGGCCAATTAAAGCAGATGTGGTTCCAGGTAATTACTGCAAGAAAGAGGAATACACGTTAATATACTTTGGCTATCAAGCATCTTTTCACAATTTAGAGTATTCAACTTCCTGTGCACCTCAAAATTAATCAAGTCAGTTCTGGTAGAGGCTGCCACAAAAAACGGAATAATCAGTGTAaggacacattttcattttttattaaatataaaGACTCGACACTGTGTTGGTCTTTTAAAATACCGAAAACACACAAAgtactcaaagtgcttttttgtGTTATATCACAAAGAGCCAAACGGTGAagatcaaaaatatatttgttcacaaaatacatttcagttgTCTTTTTCACATGAGAGGATATGATTTAGAAGGAAAATCTCAAATGACATTCATGCCAGCATGAACAATACCGGGACCCTGAAACTGTcacagctaaatggaattcagccgtgagtcattttatttaaacctgtgacatgtcaaaatgttttctgtgacaAAAAGCCTATGATTTACTACAGCTgcatcacattaaaaaaaactagtaATTTCATGAcacttcttttgttttgttttttgactcaGCTGAGTACTTACGCATTTCTCTTCCAACAGACCATCTTTGAAGAAAAGCATGAATGGCGTGATGCCGTCCTCGCGGTAGTCTAGCAGTCCCACCATGCCGTCTGGGTTCATGGATTCTCCTGTGAAAAACTGCAGGGAGACAAAGATGGCATGTGAGAAAACTATCGGTGAACTAGCGCAAGTTCAGTTTTCAAAGAGATGCTAGTCTCAAGGTGACTGACCACAATCTATGGGGCGCAGTTAAGATGATGATGGATGTGGTTTACAATATGGGTTTGTGCACAGCTCTTTTTCACGTAATAATCAGGATACCTCGTAGTTTTTGAAGTTTGCCAAGACCTTCTTAACTTCTTCTTTGGCGCTAGCCATGAAAGGCTTCACTCTGTCCGGATCAGTCTCTTCCAGCTTCTCCTTAATGCTGGACATgcaaacagaaaagacaaatTGTAAAGAATCAGTCTGTGTTGGATCTCACACACCCCACAGTTACAGTTGAGGATGCACCAGTCCAACTTCCTCTCCCTGTCGTTAGTACACTGAACCTCAGCACTGATACTCACGCCTTCATGTAGCCTTTAATGTAAGTTTTGTAGGAATCCTTGCTGAAGCTCGTCTTCCTCAGATTGTGGTTGAGGGCAATGTCTACGCCAGAAGTAGAGGATGATTCAGTGCCCTCTGACAGTTGCTCTGCAGAGGGGTTGGCCCCAATTAGTCTCTCATCAAAATCCTCTGTCCTGGTGGTGGTCTAGAGACATCAAGCCAGAGGGGCAGAGAGGACAGACATGATGAGGACGGAGAACATGAGTTTATGGTAAATCACAGTGACAATGTGACATTGGGCCCAACCATGTCGGTTTGAGCTTCACTTCATCTTTAAGCAAAAACTCACCAGTGGTTAAACTAAATTTGAAATAATTTTAACATTAAATCTGTAATGTAAAAACTTTTGGAGCTTGTAAAAATGCTGTAATACATGGATTCACATTGAAAGAAAATCCAATGtcacttttgttttcttgtttcttcACACAGGAGGGAAAAAAGGTAAATATTTATACAGCATTTCAGTGCATCTGAATCAATTATTCAATCTATTTGAACTGcaaaaacatgtaatcttgttATGATTGTGGAGCAATATTTCTATGCTGTCCTTTATCCATAGTCTCAGCCCGAGTAAAGGCAGAGCACCTTTAACCAGaactgggtgttttgtaaagaactataaacacaaataatttaATAACTCGTGATAATGTTCAGTACTTCACAGTGTGGTTTTGTGGTCGAAGTCTGGTTGTGACTTTAAGCTGTGAGCTTGTTTGATTACCACCATGaattcctttgtgtgtgtttgacacacACCCTACATATGACATCCTGACTGTGGTGACGTCATGTAAAGACCATGCCACTCACATCACTACAGGTACAGTCAGCCACAAAAGGAACACTGATCACATGACTCATCATAGATACAAAACCTGAAGCTATAAATGTGTGTAATGTATTACATTAAAATGTGCAATTGCTCTGTCACCTTTATCAAGCCTGTTGAACAGGGTGAGTTTATCGTGGCCTTGCATTCGGCCGAcaatgtggggggaaaaaatcctcCCGAGTCtgaccacacatacacacatccaaTCTACGTGTGTCCCACTGACTCACCTTTCCTTCGACTTCGTAGAAGATGCCATCGGCGCACTCTTTGATTTTGTAGATGTCCGAGAACATCTCATCATCTGCGGGAAGGAAACATTGTCGCACTTAATAAACACAAAGCAAATCTCCAGGCTCCATAAACTACAAGATGCATACACTGGATTGCAAGCTTAAATTCCTCAGTAGTGATTTATTAACGTTAACATCTTAATCTGGGACTTGGTTTAGTAATGAGTGGGGTTGGGCcactgtaaaaatgttcaaactgTTTTGATATTAAATGAAACACCAagctggggcctgtatcacgaagcgagatcaacctttcctgggttgactaaccctaacaatggcaatcaggataatcggtatcacgacgctggatatcaactcggtaactcaacccagagttgctttatcaagagctgtgaacgcgcacgcagcggaccaatcacaatcatgagagaagcgcagcgtcactgagcgtcctcacgGAGCGCTgtatgtgaggggaaaaaagtatttctcacaattaaatcatatcaacaccaaactgatagtctgaataaaatcatcctgatattgagctgtgttagaaattaacagctgTGCAAAAATAGGCTATACCTagtctccctctttaaaaaacgaaaaggaaaatccctcaaacaccatgaagtgtagacatgataggctactttccacatttccagcagcaacgCTGTCAattatctttaacagggatcatttcctccaacaaaacaaaatgttggcactaattaatggtgctattaagtgtccgcaaatgatcagtttctttcttatgaaggggtgggatgaaatttcgacttctttccactcctttttgaacaatcttttcattgtctgttgttgttgctttcttttcttttttaatgttcaaaataaactttcaaatcaaaatcaatcaaatgaattaaacttcccgtcatgactgggctgcatttctgtcagcggagtcatttttttccgaacagctgattggccagtgggtggtgctttttataggatcagattcaaccctgaacttaccctgctccggagcaggatagccgttcagagtaagttaccatggtgatctaccccgataagaactgaaccggcttcgtgagaccgaaaacccagggttaaccctgaagttacctcgctaagacattaaccctgcttcgtgatacaggcccctggacCAGTATACTGAATTTGACCATAAGGTATCATACTTGACCCCGCAGCTGCTCCCGAGTGGAACATAGCGAGACTGAAAGAACCCACTGATAAGGGTGTAGCGACTCCACTCTACTTGGTGGCAATAAACGCAGGTTTTCCATCCAATAATAAACACTAAATAAGAAGCAGAGCGTGGATGCATCCCAACTGTCTTAAATTACATCCACGTTTCCCTCTCTTGGTCTTTTCCTTGCATCTTAGTCCCGCCCACtagggatggatggagagaggaAACGAGGAAATATGCTTTTAGACAGATGAGGCACCGTCACCGTTTGTttacacatacatttttacCAAAGGCTATCTCAGGCTGTGTTACATTTAACAATTTGTTAACAtagcaaggcaagctaatcACTAACGTGCttggttaaaaaggaaaacCCCCATTGTTTTGACATGGCTGTtagagatggcagaggtatgatcatGTTATCCTGTTTAAggtgtaacaggtggtgtgttccaaATTGCTCTGGGACAGAGGATTAGCCCCGCCCCCAGGGAGTGCAACGAGCTTTGAAGTCAATTTTAGTAGCAGCCAAACGGTGAAATTACACCCtcacatgatgccctgtggcccTAAAAGACTCCTTTTTCCATTGACCTACATGGTGAAAGAGAGATTTGTAAATCAGAGGATGCTTTTCTTTTAGTGTCACAACCCTCACTAAATGACTCGtgtcactatcaggatttgattcattcagtctgataacatttcaaaagtctaaaaGAGTTGCCTGATTAATTTTATTCCTGTAAATCTCTAGTGTGCTTGCACAGTGTGAAAGTAGTGTCGATCATCCCTGGATAAtccaaataatttttttatatgTGGCAGTCGAACCATTTttgcttcatgcgccactgagcagctgTCACAGCCCTTCAACGTTACATCCAGTTCTCTTGATACATCCATGGGATTAGCGTACCGTTACCACTGGGAAAAAACGATTGCGGTTTAGAGCTAAAAGTTGCACCCATAATTTATGCAAAgtatcatgggggctaggaataagaTAGATACAACCATGCAGCTGattgtttttcactttctttttttttctaaggagggcaaaggcatgacccgccctactctgcctctaaTTCGCAACtacttgttgcctttgttggctggattggttgggtttagacatGAGGAGTAACActgattaggtttaggtaagAATGTCAGCGTGAgtcaatcagaggcagaggaagacagAGCTGGTcaggtcatgcctttgccatcttaagaaaaaaaaatacaattaccGCCTCTtggttttatgcctctgtgaaccagttaaattgcagttacagttaataaccatgtctgtccagactaatatgtagccatgacagttgacacgCTTCAAATACAGATGTTGGTGCCAAGAAGCTACATGAAggtcagcgtaagttcaatcaggaagactttctttgtgctcatccattcacaactctctccctccctctcccactgcttcctccaatcagctgatcATTTTAGGTAGAACTGtcgcgccctcctccacccagTTCACCCCCAGCCATTGTATCCAGAGTACAGGACAAGCTtaacaaaggctcattcctctactcatccagatcatcagcattTCTCCACCTTCTCCCCccctcatcttcaccacctctaccaccaccagcgtctagaccctatccgactatggattcatcaccctccttaaatcataccatctctgcagggtctaatcaccaaagacttttcacatttttattctaatgttcacatgttaataaatattctttttactaTAAATAAACAAGTCTCTCCcgatt is from Epinephelus moara isolate mb chromosome 7, YSFRI_EMoa_1.0, whole genome shotgun sequence and encodes:
- the LOC126393596 gene encoding translationally-controlled tumor protein homolog isoform X1 produces the protein MSMRTQVRQEGTWCETRSYGGRVSQGACGSLLWEGSDDEMFSDIYKIKECADGIFYEVEGKTTTRTEDFDERLIGANPSAEQLSEGTESSSTSGVDIALNHNLRKTSFSKDSYKTYIKGYMKAIKEKLEETDPDRVKPFMASAKEEVKKVLANFKNYEFFTGESMNPDGMVGLLDYREDGITPFMLFFKDGLLEEKC
- the LOC126393596 gene encoding translationally-controlled tumor protein homolog isoform X2, which translates into the protein MIIYKCVISNDEMFSDIYKIKECADGIFYEVEGKTTTRTEDFDERLIGANPSAEQLSEGTESSSTSGVDIALNHNLRKTSFSKDSYKTYIKGYMKAIKEKLEETDPDRVKPFMASAKEEVKKVLANFKNYEFFTGESMNPDGMVGLLDYREDGITPFMLFFKDGLLEEKC
- the LOC126393599 gene encoding general transcription factor IIF subunit 2-like, giving the protein MVRAERQVVLDMLFSAFEKHQYYNIKDLVDITKQPVTYLKEIMREIGTYNSKGVHKSTWELKPEYRHYQSAEEEEMQTA